One window of Stigmatopora nigra isolate UIUO_SnigA chromosome 14, RoL_Snig_1.1, whole genome shotgun sequence genomic DNA carries:
- the dctn4 gene encoding dynactin subunit 4 isoform X2 encodes MASLLQPDRVIYLVRGEKKIRAPLSQLYFCRYCSELRSLECVSHEVDSHYCPSCLENMPSAEAKLKKNRCANCFDCPCCMHTLSTRATNIPAPLPDDPTKTAMKKAYYLACGFCRWTSRDVGMADKSVASGGWQEPENCHNQRINKLMEYYQQLAHREKQERDRKKLARRRQCMPLAFSEKYGLGTRLQRQRSGAPISTLAGLSLKEGEDQREIIIEPAQAVDEVEPLPEDCYTRPICLPEVTRLRQRLLQPDFQPAGASQLHPRHKHLLMKRSLRCKKCEHNLSKPEFNPTSIKFKIHLVAVSYIPEVRIMSIPNLRHMKESQVLLTLTNPVENVTHVTLISCDEEDPDDINSTAEVIVPRKELVLAGKDAAAEYDELAEPQDFQDDPDVVAFRKSNKIGFFIKVIPRKEEDADVTVTFKMRHDSRDLTASIRPSEEGGETATEPVWLTHHVELRLGPLVP; translated from the exons ATGGCCTCCCTTCTCCAGCCAGATCGAGTCATCTATCTGGTCCGCGGGGAGAAAAAGATCCGGGCTCCTCTCTCCCAGCTTTATTTTTGTCGGTACTGTAGCGAGCTCCGATCATTGGAATGCGTATCCCACGAG GTGGACTCTCATTATTGCCCAAGCTGCCTAGAAAATATGCCTTCTGCCGAAGCCAAACTGAAAAAGAATAG GTGTGCCAACTGTTTCGACTGCCCATGCTGCATGCACACCTTGTCAACTCGGGCCACAAACATCCCGGCTCCTCTCCCTGATGATCCCACCAAGACTGCTATGAAAAAGGCCTACTATTTGGCCTGTGGCTTCTGCCGTTGGACCTCTAGGGATGTAGGAATGGCTGACAAATCAGTCG CTAGTGGTGGGTGGCAGGAACCTGAGAATTGTCATAATCAGCGG ATTAACAAGCTGATGGAGTATTACCAACAACTGGCTCACAGAGAGAAACAAGAGAGAGACCGAAAGAAACTGGCCAGGAGGCGACAGTGCATGCCTTTGGCTTTTTCg GAAAAGTACGGCCTGGGAACACGACTGCAACGCCAGCGTTCTGGAGCGCCCATTTCCACTTTGGCTGGTCTTTC CTTGAAAGAAGGGGAGGACCAACGAGAGATCATCATCGAGCCCGCCCAGGCCGTTGATGAGGTGGAGCCCCTGCCCGAAGATTGCTACACCCGGCCCATCTGCTTGCCAGAGG TGACCCGCCTGCGCCAGCGACTCCTGCAGCCCGATTTCCAGCCCGCGGGAGCCTCGCAGCTGCACCCGCGGCACAAACACCTCCTGATGAAGCGCTCGCTGCGCTGCAAG aAATGCGAGCATAACCTGAGCAAGCCTGAATTCAACCCGACTTCCATCAAGTTTAAAATTCACCTGGTGGCTGT GAGTTACATCCCTGAAGTGCGAATTATGTCCATTCCAAATCTGCGCCACATGAAG GAGAGCCAAGTGCTTCTGACCTTGACCAACCCAGTGGAGAATGTCACCCATGTGACTCTGATTTCTTGTGATGAAGAAGACCCAGATGACATTAACAGCACTGCAGAG GTCATCGTACCCCGTAAGGAGCTGGTGCTCGCAGGGAAGGATGCCGCCGCCGAGTATGATGAATTGGCTGAACCTCAGGATTTCCAGGATGACCCCGA TGTGGTCGCATTCAGGAAATCCAACAAGATTGGTTTCTTTATCAAAGTCATCCCCCGCAAAGAAGAAGACGCCGACGTCACCGTTACATTTAAGATGCGACACGACTCCCGGGACCTCACCGCGTCCATCAGACCGAGCGAGGAGGGGGGCGAGACCGCCACCGAGCCCGTTTGGCTCACTCACCACGTGGAGCTTCGGCTGGGACCGCTCGTCCCCTGA
- the dctn4 gene encoding dynactin subunit 4 isoform X1, translating into MASLLQPDRVIYLVRGEKKIRAPLSQLYFCRYCSELRSLECVSHEVDSHYCPSCLENMPSAEAKLKKNRCANCFDCPCCMHTLSTRATNIPAPLPDDPTKTAMKKAYYLACGFCRWTSRDVGMADKSVASGGWQEPENCHNQRINKLMEYYQQLAHREKQERDRKKLARRRQCMPLAFSQHTIHVVEKYGLGTRLQRQRSGAPISTLAGLSLKEGEDQREIIIEPAQAVDEVEPLPEDCYTRPICLPEVTRLRQRLLQPDFQPAGASQLHPRHKHLLMKRSLRCKKCEHNLSKPEFNPTSIKFKIHLVAVSYIPEVRIMSIPNLRHMKESQVLLTLTNPVENVTHVTLISCDEEDPDDINSTAEVIVPRKELVLAGKDAAAEYDELAEPQDFQDDPDVVAFRKSNKIGFFIKVIPRKEEDADVTVTFKMRHDSRDLTASIRPSEEGGETATEPVWLTHHVELRLGPLVP; encoded by the exons ATGGCCTCCCTTCTCCAGCCAGATCGAGTCATCTATCTGGTCCGCGGGGAGAAAAAGATCCGGGCTCCTCTCTCCCAGCTTTATTTTTGTCGGTACTGTAGCGAGCTCCGATCATTGGAATGCGTATCCCACGAG GTGGACTCTCATTATTGCCCAAGCTGCCTAGAAAATATGCCTTCTGCCGAAGCCAAACTGAAAAAGAATAG GTGTGCCAACTGTTTCGACTGCCCATGCTGCATGCACACCTTGTCAACTCGGGCCACAAACATCCCGGCTCCTCTCCCTGATGATCCCACCAAGACTGCTATGAAAAAGGCCTACTATTTGGCCTGTGGCTTCTGCCGTTGGACCTCTAGGGATGTAGGAATGGCTGACAAATCAGTCG CTAGTGGTGGGTGGCAGGAACCTGAGAATTGTCATAATCAGCGG ATTAACAAGCTGATGGAGTATTACCAACAACTGGCTCACAGAGAGAAACAAGAGAGAGACCGAAAGAAACTGGCCAGGAGGCGACAGTGCATGCCTTTGGCTTTTTCg CAACATACTATTCACGTGGTG GAAAAGTACGGCCTGGGAACACGACTGCAACGCCAGCGTTCTGGAGCGCCCATTTCCACTTTGGCTGGTCTTTC CTTGAAAGAAGGGGAGGACCAACGAGAGATCATCATCGAGCCCGCCCAGGCCGTTGATGAGGTGGAGCCCCTGCCCGAAGATTGCTACACCCGGCCCATCTGCTTGCCAGAGG TGACCCGCCTGCGCCAGCGACTCCTGCAGCCCGATTTCCAGCCCGCGGGAGCCTCGCAGCTGCACCCGCGGCACAAACACCTCCTGATGAAGCGCTCGCTGCGCTGCAAG aAATGCGAGCATAACCTGAGCAAGCCTGAATTCAACCCGACTTCCATCAAGTTTAAAATTCACCTGGTGGCTGT GAGTTACATCCCTGAAGTGCGAATTATGTCCATTCCAAATCTGCGCCACATGAAG GAGAGCCAAGTGCTTCTGACCTTGACCAACCCAGTGGAGAATGTCACCCATGTGACTCTGATTTCTTGTGATGAAGAAGACCCAGATGACATTAACAGCACTGCAGAG GTCATCGTACCCCGTAAGGAGCTGGTGCTCGCAGGGAAGGATGCCGCCGCCGAGTATGATGAATTGGCTGAACCTCAGGATTTCCAGGATGACCCCGA TGTGGTCGCATTCAGGAAATCCAACAAGATTGGTTTCTTTATCAAAGTCATCCCCCGCAAAGAAGAAGACGCCGACGTCACCGTTACATTTAAGATGCGACACGACTCCCGGGACCTCACCGCGTCCATCAGACCGAGCGAGGAGGGGGGCGAGACCGCCACCGAGCCCGTTTGGCTCACTCACCACGTGGAGCTTCGGCTGGGACCGCTCGTCCCCTGA
- the gpx3 gene encoding glutathione peroxidase 3 produces MRKIWSPLQLILLLFGPLLPSNADGVPLTQWCTPPADGTIYKYQAIPLNDTHAVNFSRFIGKTVLFINVATYURFTYQYEELNALQEEMDIHGLTILGFPCNQFGKQEPGNKNEILPALKHVRPGNNFVPNFMLFEKGDVNGKDEQEVYTFLKSSCPPVSDTFGNPNNRLFWEPLKVNDIKWNFEKFLVGSDGKAVMRWHPSVEVSKVRADLRKYLLQRYTEDVFN; encoded by the exons ATGAGGAAGATTTGGTCTCCGTTGCAGCTCATTCTGCTCCTGTTTGGCCCGCTGCTGCCTTCCAACGCCGACGGAGTCCCCCTAACTCAG TGGTGCACGCCACCCGCAGATGGTACCATCTACAAATACCAGGCGATCCCGTTAAATGACACCCATGCCGTTAACTTTAGCCGATTTATAGGGAAAACTGTCCTCTTCATCAACGTGGCCACTTACTGACGTTTCACCTATCAGTACGAGG AGTTGAATGCACTACAAGAAGAGATGGACATCCACGGTCTCACTATTCTCGGCTTCCCGTGTAATCAGTTTGGGAAACAAGAACCtgggaataaaaatgaaatcctGCCAGCTCTGAA GCATGTCAGACCCGGCAATAACTTTGTTCCCAACTTCATGCTGTTTGAGAAGGGTGACGTGAATGGGAAAGATGAACAAGAGGTCTATACCTTCCTCAAG AGTTCCTGTCCCCCAGTCTCAGACACATTTGGTAATCCCAACAACAGGTTATTCTGGGAACCACTGAAAGTCAATGACATCAAGTGGAACTTTGAGAAGTTCTTAGTGGGCTCAGATGGAAAAGCTGTGATGAGATGGCACCCATCCGTCGAGGTTTCCAAAGTGCGAGCTGATCTTCGAAAATACCTGCTCCAACGTTACACAGAAGATGTTTTCAACTAG